One stretch of Chelonia mydas isolate rCheMyd1 chromosome 21, rCheMyd1.pri.v2, whole genome shotgun sequence DNA includes these proteins:
- the GPR61 gene encoding G-protein coupled receptor 61, producing the protein MEPSLPTQWVWNSSRPGRLLHTSQSTMHPNSTLDTKTRDVASESIGLFFMLLIDLTAIVGNVAVMTVIIKTPALRKFVFVFHLCLVDLLAALTLMPLAMLSSSAFFNSTIFGEALCRVYLFLSVCFISMCILSISAINVERYYYVVHPMRYEVKMTVGLVVCVLVGVWIKAVVMSMIPVLGWLSPDRFSASPAYSGRSCSLQWSQSSYCKFFVVFFAIFYFLLPVLIILVVYCSMFKVARVAAMHHGPLPTWMDTPRQRSESLSSRSTMVTSSGAPRITPQRTFGGGKAAIILLAVGGQFLFCWLPYFSFHLYLALSSQAFPGRQVESVVTWIGYFCFTSNPFFYGCLNRQIRGELSRHLTCFFKQQAEEDLRLPSREGSIEENFLQFLQGTGCNTESRNVASPKSEPPGVDFRIPGQIVEETSEFLDQHITVSDSYIRAAPTPKPEP; encoded by the coding sequence ATGGAGCCTTCACTCCCTACCCAGTGGGTATGGAATTCCTCCAGGCCGGGAAGGCTTCTCCATACATCCCAGAGCACCATGCACCCCAATTCCACCCTGGACACCAAGACCAGGGACGTGGCCTCAGAATCCATCGGGCTCTTCTTCATGCTCTTGATTGACCTGACGGCCATCGTGGGCAATGTGGCCGTGATGACTGTCATCATTAAGACACCAGCACTGAGGAAATTTGTCTTTGTTTTCCACCTCTGTCTGGTGGACCTCTTGGCAGCCCTGACCCTCATGCCTCTGGCCATGCTGTCCAGCTCCGCCTTCTTCAACAGCACCATCTTCGGCGAGGCCCTGTGCCGTGTCTACCTCTTCCTGAGCGTCTGCTTCATCAGCATGTGCATCCTTTCCATCTCGGCCATCAACGTGGAGCGCTACTACTATGTGGTGCATCCGATGCGCTACGAGGTCAAGATGACCGTTGGCCTGGTGGTCTGCgtcctggtgggggtgtggatcaAGGCGGTGGTCATGTCCATGATCCCTGTCCTGGGCTGGCTCTCTCCGGATCGTTTCAGTGCCTCCCCAGCCTACAGTGGCCGGAGCTGCTCGCTGCAGTGGAGCCAGAGCTCCTACTGCAAGTTCTTTGTGGTTTTCTTTGCCATCTTCTACTTCCTCCTGCCCGTCCTGATCATCCTAGTGGTCTACTGTAGCATGTTCAAGGTGGCCAGGGTGGCTGCCATGCACCATGGCCCACTCCCCACCTGGATGGATACGCCGCGGCAGCGATCGGAATCCCTCAGCAGCAGGTCCACCATGGTGACCAGCTCGGGTGCCCCTCGGATTACCCCTCAGAGGACgtttgggggtgggaaggctgCTATCATTCTCCTAGCAGTCGGAGGGCAGTTCCTTTTCTGCTGGCTGCCCTATTTCTCCTTCCATCTCTATTTGGCGCTGAGCTCTCAGGCTTTCCCGGGCCGGCAAGTGGAGAGTGTGGTCACCTGGATTGGCTACTTTTGCTTCACGTCCAACCCTTTCTTCTACGGGTGCCTCAACCGGCAGATCCGTGGGGAGCTCAGCAGGCACCTCACCTGCTTCTTCAAGCAGCAAGCAGAGGAGGACCTCCGGCTGCCCAGCCGCGAAGGCTCCATCGAGGAGAACTTCTTGCAGTTCCTGCAGGGGACAGGCTGCAACACAGAGAGCAGGAACGTTGCCTCTCCCAAAAGCGAGCCGCCCGGCGTCGATTTCCGAATACCTGGGCAGATTGTGGAGGAGACCTCGGAGTTCCTCGACCAGCACATCACGGTCTCTGACAGCTACATCCGGGCCGCGCCCACACCCAAGCCCGAGCCGTAG